A region of Salmo salar chromosome ssa17, Ssal_v3.1, whole genome shotgun sequence DNA encodes the following proteins:
- the LOC123728094 gene encoding translation initiation factor IF-2-like, translating to MDVVSLPGWINSSSSQLPAKTNRRRRNKELSFTEVLKNYKLLPDSRPSSPESLHQHEMMIPRIPVSITRPEGRPSNPRRPTRRPVRPVVLVQPDVQPSRPEGRPSNSRRPTRRPVRPVVLVQPDVQPSRPEGRPSNSRRPTRRPVSPVVLVQPDVQPSRPEGRPSNPRRPNRRPVSPDGLVQPYVQPSRPEGRPSNPRSTTRRPVRPVVLLSSLTYSLPDLREAEQLSTPTRRPVSPVVLVQPDVQPSRPEGRPSNPRPPNRRPVSPDGLVQSYVQPSRPEGRPSNPRSTTRRKVRPSNPVCPVILESRPPSPVSITTSIVDLVQFESCPAVSLVQPESRPACPLTLEELALSESCSFSNNVFVLSMPKAAQPEEAARGSSSAPRDIIRPEAFVQTGPLLARRAQRDAPPPKKLPKPPVAPRPKLLPSLGQGNVSLVSANAWDERTKKKRKKGVRVQRSSLGLRHIPRDLELAMMRPRLVKSADPSQRPYQPWDDEDEVDIYALRRTAFMCPMYDQEESSGRGNKRVAVEALDNIPFRRKITLCYFMGGRRVMLPKDY from the exons ATGGATGTCGTGAGTCTCCCCGGTTGGATTAACAGCAGCAGCTCCCAGCTGCCTGCCAAAACCAACAGACGCAGGCGCAACAAGGAGCTCTCCTTCACTGAGGTTCTGAAGAACTACAAGCTTCTACCTGATTCCCGGCCCAGCAGCCCAGAGAGCCTGCACCAGCATGAGATGATGATTCCTAGAATCCCTGTCAGCATCACTAGACCTGAGGGGAGGCCTAGCAACCCTCGACGCCCCACAAGACGGCCTGTTAGACCAGTTGTCCTGGTCCAGCCTGACGTACAGCCTTCCAGACCTGAGGGGAGGCCAAGCAACTCTCGACGCCCCACTAGACGGCCTGTTAGACCAGTTGTCCTGGTCCAGCCTGACGTACAGCCTTCCAGACCTGAGGGGAGGCCAAGCAACTCTCGACGCCCCACTAGACGGCCTGTTAGCCCAGTTGTCCTGGTCCAGCCTGACGTACAGCCTTCCAGACCTGAGGGGAGGCCAAGCAACCCTCGACGCCCCAATAGACGGCCTGTTAGCCCTGATGGCCTGGTCCAGCCTTACGTACAGCCTTCCAGACCTGAGGGGAGGCCGAGCAACCCTCGAAGCACCACTAGACGGCCTGTTAGACCAGTTGTCCTGTTGTCCAGCCTGACGTACAGCCTTCCAGACCTGAGGGAGGCCGAGCAACTCTCGACGCCCACTAGACGGCCTGTTAGCCCCGTTGTCCTGGTCCAGCCTGACGTACAGCCTTCCAGACCTGAGGGGAGGCCAAGCAACCCTCGGCCCCCCAATAGACGGCCTGTTAGCCCTGATGGCCTGGTCCAGTCTTATGTACAGCCTTCCAGACCTGAGGGGAGGCCGAGCAACCCTCGGAGCACCACTAGGAGAAAAGTGAGGCCCAGTAATCCTGTTTGTCCCGTTATTCTTGAGTCCCGACCTCCCAGTCCTGTGAGCATCACTACCAGCATTGTGGACCTAGTCCAGTTTGAGTCCTGTCCTGCTGTGAGTCTGGTCCAGCCTGAGTCACGTCCTGCCTGCCCTCTGACCCTGGAGGAGCTGGCCCTTTCAGAGTCATGCAGCTTCAGCAACAATGTGTTTGTTCTCTCCATGCCGAAAGCTGCCCAGCCAGAGGAGGCTGCAAGAGGGAGCAGCAGCGCACCCAGGGACATCATCAGGCCTGAAGCCTTCGTCCAGACAGGACCCCTGCTGGCCAGGAGAGCCCAGAGGGATGCTCCTCCTCCAAAGAAGCTCCCCAAACCCCCTGTGGCCccccggcccaaactgctgccctCCCTGGGCCAGGGCAACGTGTCCCTTGTCAGTGCCAACGCCTGGGATGAAAGgaccaagaagaagagaaagaaag GAGTCAGAGTCCAGAGGTCTAGCCTGGGCCTGAGACATATCCCCCGTGACCTAGAGCTGGCCATGATGAGGCCCCGTCTGGTCAAGTCGGCCGATCCCTCCCAGCGTCCCTACCAGCCGTGGGACGACGAGGACGAGGTGGACATCTACGCCCTGAGGCGCACAGCCTTCATGTGCCCCATGTACGACCAGGAGGAGAGCAGCGGCAGGGGCAACAAGAGGGTGGCAGTGGAGGCCCTGGACAACATTCCTTTCAGAAGGAAGATCACCTTGTGTTATTTCATGGGTGGGCGCAGGGTGATGCTGCCAAAAGACTACTAA